Proteins found in one Longimicrobium sp. genomic segment:
- a CDS encoding arsenate reductase family protein, with product MMADSVSVEVVGLPYCTTCQKAVAYLEERGVTIQNFRDVKTQPLTRAEVEELARKVGGAEKLFSKRAMKYRKMGLHEQQLSEDDLLRHMTEEYTFITRPVIVRGDRATAGFSAKRVDELVG from the coding sequence ATGATGGCGGACAGCGTGAGTGTCGAGGTGGTGGGCCTGCCGTACTGCACGACCTGCCAGAAGGCGGTGGCGTACCTGGAGGAGCGCGGGGTGACGATCCAGAATTTCCGCGACGTGAAGACGCAGCCGCTGACGCGTGCCGAGGTTGAGGAGCTGGCGCGGAAGGTGGGGGGCGCGGAGAAGCTGTTCAGCAAGCGCGCGATGAAGTACCGCAAGATGGGCCTTCACGAACAGCAGCTCTCGGAAGACGACCTCCTGCGGCACATGACGGAGGAGTACACCTTCATCACCCGCCCCGTGATCGTCCGCGGCGACCGCGCCACGGCGGGGTTCTCGGCCAAACGGGTGGACGAGCTGGTGGGCTGA
- a CDS encoding CHAT domain-containing protein produces the protein MRKVKVLFFAADATSLSANHPRLRLDEEVRQIRKRVKAAVFGNMLDFDWRPATRTRDLQQALEDTRPQIVHFSGHGGGQGLVFMGADGLTPRPVNTEVLRELFEKDAGAIRLVVLTACHSRAQAQAICEVVGCAIGTRDSISDDASITFNAKFYSAIATGRSVQDAFERARVALRLEYPAEGEILELLHRPDVDPGKIVLVSRFRRYARVAIPATVGLALIAAFATAVSDPPVLPPVEPPLAGELRLGDCTSEGTPRPAAYRPLATASMEPGSPSDAATALAQAKAFCHAGNYDSAVAYFKRAAEEGQPEAMSFLGIAYLSGEGAARDSVRGMRWLSEAAKKKRNPHGMYALAVVYENDQRMSRRYYLARHWYGEAAKRGHAEAMRNLGRHYRTGVGIDRSDSAALEWYRRAAVAGSVDALAEIGWMHEQGLDGRSDVAEAIRWYRRAAAAGSPLGMYRMGRAYQGAVGVPRDYEQARAWFGEGACAGSASAMNELGVLYEQGLGVAADEGTALQWFRRAAAAGSPEGARNVARLKPRGVRTAIALLNPPKPVRPAGCAASRG, from the coding sequence ATGCGCAAGGTCAAGGTCCTCTTCTTCGCCGCCGATGCTACGTCTCTGTCGGCCAATCACCCAAGGCTGCGGCTGGATGAAGAAGTCCGGCAGATCCGGAAACGGGTGAAGGCCGCCGTGTTCGGCAACATGTTGGACTTCGATTGGCGGCCGGCGACCCGCACACGTGACCTGCAGCAGGCACTGGAAGACACGCGCCCGCAGATCGTGCACTTCAGCGGCCATGGGGGGGGCCAGGGGCTGGTGTTCATGGGTGCGGACGGACTGACTCCGCGCCCGGTCAACACCGAGGTGCTGCGGGAGCTGTTCGAAAAAGACGCCGGCGCCATCCGGCTCGTAGTGCTGACCGCCTGCCACTCGCGCGCGCAGGCACAGGCGATCTGCGAGGTGGTGGGGTGCGCGATCGGCACGCGGGACAGCATTTCGGACGACGCGTCGATCACCTTCAACGCGAAGTTCTACAGCGCCATCGCGACCGGACGGTCGGTGCAGGATGCGTTCGAGCGGGCGCGCGTCGCGCTGAGGCTGGAGTATCCGGCGGAAGGCGAGATCCTGGAACTCCTTCACCGGCCAGACGTCGATCCAGGCAAGATCGTCCTGGTGTCCCGCTTTCGCCGCTATGCACGAGTTGCCATCCCGGCCACCGTTGGCCTGGCGCTCATCGCCGCCTTCGCAACCGCGGTGAGTGATCCGCCGGTGTTGCCCCCTGTCGAGCCTCCCCTCGCTGGGGAACTCCGTCTCGGTGACTGTACTTCGGAGGGCACACCGCGCCCGGCGGCGTACCGTCCCCTGGCGACGGCTTCCATGGAGCCGGGAAGCCCGTCCGACGCGGCCACGGCCCTGGCCCAGGCGAAAGCGTTCTGCCATGCCGGGAATTACGATTCCGCCGTCGCCTACTTCAAGCGAGCGGCGGAGGAGGGTCAGCCGGAAGCGATGTCGTTCCTCGGAATTGCCTACCTGAGCGGAGAGGGAGCGGCGCGCGACTCCGTGCGGGGAATGCGCTGGCTGTCCGAGGCTGCGAAGAAGAAGCGGAACCCGCACGGGATGTACGCCCTGGCCGTGGTCTACGAGAACGATCAGCGCATGAGCAGACGCTACTACCTGGCGAGGCACTGGTACGGGGAGGCCGCGAAGCGAGGCCATGCTGAAGCCATGCGCAACCTGGGCAGGCACTACCGCACGGGCGTTGGCATCGATAGGAGCGACTCGGCGGCGCTGGAGTGGTACCGGCGTGCGGCCGTCGCCGGGTCGGTGGATGCACTGGCCGAGATCGGGTGGATGCACGAGCAGGGCCTGGACGGGCGGAGTGACGTAGCCGAAGCGATCCGCTGGTATCGCCGGGCCGCGGCCGCCGGATCACCGCTGGGGATGTATCGGATGGGAAGGGCGTACCAGGGCGCGGTGGGCGTGCCGAGAGACTATGAGCAGGCGAGGGCCTGGTTCGGCGAGGGCGCGTGCGCGGGCTCCGCGTCCGCCATGAACGAGCTGGGCGTTCTGTACGAGCAGGGGCTGGGCGTAGCGGCGGACGAGGGAACCGCGCTGCAGTGGTTCCGGCGCGCCGCGGCGGCGGGCTCGCCAGAGGGGGCGAGGAACGTCGCGCGGCTGAAGCCGCGGGGCGTGCGGACCGCCATCGCCTTGCTCAACCCGCCGAAGCCGGTGCGTCCCGCAGGCTGCGCGGCCTCGCGGGGGTGA